The following are encoded in a window of Ignicoccus islandicus DSM 13165 genomic DNA:
- a CDS encoding SixA phosphatase family protein, translating to MVIIMLMRHGKAEPKSESKPDEERGLTEEGRREIKAVAKCLTRPSIIYTSPLKRAMETASIIAEFFKNVRVEKADFLAPGKLNLGVLLESVHPGALYISHNPQLEEVLGELKINVEMKPASVAILDLMKRKLIALLNPSFCIECERALTDSSE from the coding sequence ATGGTTATCATAATGCTAATGAGACATGGAAAAGCTGAGCCTAAATCTGAATCGAAACCAGATGAGGAGAGAGGGCTAACGGAAGAGGGACGAAGGGAAATCAAGGCCGTAGCCAAGTGCCTCACGAGACCATCAATTATCTATACCTCCCCCTTAAAAAGGGCGATGGAAACGGCAAGCATTATAGCTGAATTTTTCAAAAACGTGCGAGTGGAGAAAGCGGACTTCCTAGCACCTGGAAAACTCAATTTAGGAGTACTACTTGAAAGCGTTCATCCAGGAGCTCTGTATATATCCCACAACCCCCAGCTGGAAGAGGTTTTAGGGGAACTGAAGATAAACGTAGAAATGAAGCCAGCGAGCGTAGCTATATTAGATTTAATGAAAAGAAAACTAATAGCCTTACTAAACCCCTCTTTCTGTATTGAATGTGAGAGAGCGCTAACCGACTCGTCAGAATAA
- a CDS encoding inositol-3-phosphate synthase — translation MTIKVGIFGSGLVSMHYITGLYRLREGTLKPYGVPFADFKLPYNFTDEEVVTVYDVDEDKVGHELREVIKRNINVDVPIPDSIPQLKIKKGILGGSSAGLDKIFKPIGLDQEIGLEDAIEEITRDLKRSSVDVVLNLISTENVEDVKSVEDLKSRIKEGRLSASQAYAFATYLAAIDSKKPIAFVNFIPSPLANSDVFVELYKEASSVILGDDGATGATPLTADLLEHLKERNRYVRYIVQFNIGGNTDFLALSIPERNLMKEKTKSSIVKDILGYDAPHYIKPTGYIKEIGDRKFVSMDIEWITFNGLIDELIVNMRINDSPALAGLAVDAVRISKALLDKGERGTVYEFNAFFMKNPGPKHMPNISRIRAYYNLLEYLKKREILMN, via the coding sequence ATGACAATCAAAGTAGGTATATTCGGATCTGGTCTAGTTTCTATGCATTACATAACAGGATTATACAGATTACGTGAAGGCACACTGAAGCCTTATGGTGTACCTTTTGCTGATTTCAAACTCCCATATAACTTTACTGATGAAGAAGTGGTAACAGTATACGATGTAGACGAAGATAAAGTTGGTCATGAACTACGTGAAGTTATTAAAAGGAACATTAACGTTGATGTTCCGATTCCTGACTCAATACCGCAGCTAAAGATTAAGAAGGGGATTTTAGGGGGGTCAAGTGCAGGCCTAGACAAGATTTTCAAACCGATAGGATTAGACCAAGAAATCGGTCTAGAGGATGCCATTGAGGAGATAACAAGAGACTTAAAGAGATCGTCAGTTGACGTCGTTCTAAACTTAATATCTACAGAAAACGTTGAGGACGTTAAGTCTGTGGAGGACTTGAAAAGTAGAATTAAGGAAGGTAGGTTAAGTGCTTCCCAAGCATATGCATTCGCCACGTACCTAGCAGCAATAGATTCTAAAAAGCCAATTGCGTTCGTAAACTTCATACCGTCACCTCTAGCTAACAGTGACGTATTTGTTGAACTATACAAAGAGGCTAGTTCTGTAATATTAGGAGATGATGGAGCTACCGGGGCCACACCATTGACTGCTGATTTGTTAGAGCACTTAAAGGAGAGGAATAGATATGTTAGATATATAGTTCAATTTAATATAGGCGGTAATACTGACTTCTTAGCTCTTTCAATACCCGAAAGGAACTTAATGAAGGAGAAAACGAAATCAAGTATTGTTAAGGATATATTGGGTTACGATGCTCCTCACTACATTAAACCTACAGGATATATTAAGGAAATAGGAGATAGGAAGTTTGTTTCAATGGATATCGAATGGATAACCTTCAATGGTCTGATAGACGAATTGATAGTGAATATGAGGATAAACGATTCTCCCGCATTAGCCGGCTTAGCGGTGGATGCAGTAAGAATTAGTAAAGCTTTATTAGATAAGGGCGAACGAGGAACCGTATACGAATTCAATGCATTCTTCATGAAGAACCCGGGTCCGAAGCACATGCCCAACATTTCAAGAATACGTGCCTATTACAACTTACTAGAATATTTGAAGAAACGCGAAATTCTTATGAATTAA
- a CDS encoding metallophosphoesterase family protein — protein sequence MIAFSDVHVPRYLALLERSIRDYSGKKIDLVLMAGDLVERSNVPNLKLLLETLYKYIEVRKIVSVFGNEEYRELENEFRARYPEITWLNDEYTVTEAEGKCLSIVGSRGSLVKPTSWQRKNIPNIEEEYKRKPYIIRELINEARKECENVIYLSHYAPTWRTLIGERRQIWPYLGDPRIEKVLLEEGVKIAIHGHVHRGRVSFAKIGDLTIFNVALPARGKVTQINLDT from the coding sequence GTGATAGCGTTTTCGGATGTTCACGTACCTCGCTACTTAGCCCTTTTGGAAAGATCTATAAGAGATTACAGTGGCAAAAAGATAGACCTCGTTCTAATGGCAGGCGATTTAGTTGAACGATCCAATGTACCTAATCTTAAATTGTTATTGGAAACCTTGTACAAATACATCGAGGTCCGAAAAATAGTGTCAGTTTTCGGTAACGAAGAGTATAGGGAACTTGAAAACGAGTTTAGAGCACGCTATCCTGAGATAACTTGGTTAAACGATGAGTATACCGTTACTGAAGCTGAAGGAAAATGTCTGTCCATTGTCGGTTCTCGGGGTTCTTTGGTAAAACCCACTTCATGGCAGAGAAAGAATATACCTAACATTGAAGAAGAATATAAAAGAAAGCCATATATAATTAGAGAACTAATTAACGAGGCTCGGAAAGAATGTGAAAATGTAATATATTTGAGTCACTATGCTCCAACATGGAGAACACTAATAGGTGAGAGAAGACAAATATGGCCCTACTTAGGCGATCCCCGAATAGAAAAGGTTTTACTAGAAGAAGGGGTAAAGATAGCTATCCATGGTCACGTTCATAGGGGTCGCGTTAGTTTTGCAAAAATAGGAGATTTAACGATATTCAATGTGGCATTGCCCGCTCGGGGAAAGGTCACTCAGATAAATCTTGATACGTAA
- a CDS encoding C/D box methylation guide ribonucleoprotein complex aNOP56 subunit (functions along with aFIB and aL7a; guides 2'-O-methylation of ribose to specific sites in RNAs) produces the protein MKWLVQHTAGAFLVNENNEIERFEPPLKDLNEAVNNALLIEGWQGKGSVVGPVGLATWTRRLLEELKKEGFKDTLVFETDLESRLASEMGFDVKVEPANEKARFVREKISNIVVDYGIFDTKEEFYEWLHRVTIEVVRRKLRSVAEKRDQLAIHAVRTIDDIDKITNLLMARLREWYSLHFPELDDLIKDHETYAKIVRTFGNRDNITLEGLLEMGLSEELAKRILEAAKRSTGADLTERDIEELVKLASIIDNMYSLRRDLTEYIDYIMRDVAPNVSALVGPVLGARLLSLAGSLEQLAKMPASTIQVLGAEKALFRALRTGGKPPKHGVIFQYPEIHRSPKWQRGKIARALASKLAIAARTDYFTGRDISDKLREELRERIEEIKRVYAKPPKREAKEEKKAPPARRPPRKGGARRKFKKGGKGRKRK, from the coding sequence TTGAAGTGGCTCGTTCAGCACACCGCTGGCGCGTTTCTAGTAAATGAAAACAATGAAATAGAGAGATTTGAACCGCCGCTGAAGGACTTGAATGAGGCGGTAAACAATGCTCTATTAATAGAAGGATGGCAAGGAAAGGGAAGTGTAGTTGGGCCTGTAGGCCTAGCAACTTGGACAAGGAGGCTCTTGGAAGAGTTAAAGAAAGAGGGTTTCAAGGACACCTTAGTATTCGAAACAGATCTTGAATCTAGGTTAGCTTCTGAAATGGGCTTCGATGTAAAAGTTGAGCCAGCAAATGAGAAAGCTCGTTTCGTTCGCGAAAAGATTTCCAATATAGTAGTTGATTACGGAATTTTTGACACAAAAGAGGAATTCTATGAGTGGTTACATCGAGTAACGATAGAAGTAGTTAGAAGGAAGCTTAGGAGTGTGGCCGAAAAGAGAGACCAGTTAGCAATTCATGCTGTAAGGACCATTGACGACATAGACAAAATAACGAACTTGTTAATGGCAAGATTACGAGAATGGTATAGCTTACACTTCCCGGAACTAGATGACCTAATAAAAGATCACGAAACCTATGCTAAAATAGTTAGAACTTTTGGGAATAGAGATAACATAACGCTAGAAGGTCTGCTAGAGATGGGATTAAGCGAGGAACTAGCCAAGAGGATATTAGAGGCTGCGAAGAGAAGCACCGGTGCTGACTTAACAGAGAGGGATATTGAAGAACTCGTCAAACTAGCTTCAATTATTGACAACATGTACTCCTTAAGACGAGACTTAACTGAATACATAGACTATATAATGAGAGATGTTGCACCAAACGTAAGCGCTTTAGTGGGTCCCGTTCTAGGTGCTAGACTCCTATCCTTAGCCGGAAGCCTAGAGCAATTAGCGAAGATGCCAGCCTCTACAATACAAGTACTGGGAGCAGAAAAGGCCTTATTTAGAGCCCTTAGGACCGGTGGAAAACCACCGAAACACGGAGTTATATTCCAGTATCCCGAGATACATAGATCACCTAAATGGCAAAGAGGTAAAATAGCTAGGGCGCTAGCATCCAAGTTAGCGATAGCCGCTAGAACTGACTACTTCACCGGGAGGGACATAAGTGATAAGCTAAGAGAAGAACTGAGAGAGAGGATCGAAGAGATAAAGAGGGTATATGCGAAACCACCTAAGAGAGAAGCGAAAGAGGAAAAGAAGGCACCACCGGCTAGAAGACCTCCTCGTAAAGGTGGTGCTCGTCGTAAGTTTAAGAAGGGAGGAAAAGGAAGGAAGAGAAAGTAG
- a CDS encoding mechanosensitive ion channel domain-containing protein — MEVMMENLLIGVIYFIGVITLYYLISSKLLGELRSKKVIPHGTTHELEVMLKWLFIGLGIFGLVVVLINIDMLALLLITILVIFSLISKDIIESAMYYHFLVVTKAISHGEYVIMTRGIRGWIRRLTPLYVELSGEQGEIIRIPNKLVASEPIRIPAKALPLTIVIKLYLEKLDDIESLNKAVQEVVNFTKRHAIVPPRFRIRTITTNSVEYEITYGISNPESSNIIIKKVAQRLQQLFKEGVKFEVKREHSIINKL, encoded by the coding sequence ATGGAAGTGATGATGGAAAACCTATTGATAGGAGTAATTTACTTTATTGGGGTAATTACCCTATACTACTTAATATCCTCGAAATTACTTGGAGAATTGAGATCGAAAAAGGTAATCCCACACGGAACTACGCACGAATTAGAAGTTATGTTAAAATGGTTGTTTATAGGCCTGGGCATATTCGGATTAGTGGTAGTTCTCATTAATATAGATATGTTAGCTCTACTGTTGATTACAATTCTTGTAATCTTCAGCCTGATATCAAAAGATATAATCGAATCTGCGATGTATTATCACTTCCTAGTGGTTACTAAAGCCATATCACACGGCGAGTACGTAATTATGACTAGAGGCATTCGTGGATGGATAAGGAGGCTTACTCCTTTGTACGTAGAGCTAAGCGGGGAACAAGGGGAAATAATAAGGATACCTAATAAGCTAGTTGCATCGGAACCCATAAGAATACCAGCTAAGGCGTTACCACTGACTATTGTGATTAAGCTATACTTAGAAAAATTGGATGATATCGAAAGTTTAAATAAGGCGGTTCAAGAGGTAGTTAATTTTACGAAAAGACATGCAATAGTACCACCAAGGTTTAGGATAAGAACCATTACTACAAACTCCGTTGAATATGAAATTACATATGGAATATCAAATCCAGAATCTTCTAATATAATAATTAAGAAGGTTGCCCAGAGATTACAACAGCTCTTCAAAGAGGGAGTTAAATTTGAAGTTAAACGCGAACACTCGATTATAAATAAACTATAA
- a CDS encoding COG1361 S-layer family protein, whose protein sequence is MLLIISIGLRAQPLPYLNIEMVHIDHLRYLQKSNVTLNVCNVSPILLQGTSLEITSSDSIILGAREQSLGALQRSECKRVNFEIVPLNDTANVLVVVYTMVPSKGGFSQLVGKYLITLPVKLNDISVRTTKLLDRLVIRIFNNSTFETPFLLLKLQPSIGKCLSSKVIKIGTINPNGFKDVYITVDRMENCLVNVSILDRRGKLFYKDIIDLDFEYVKPSLKFIPSTIFLCPNLVPLSNVTITLDSTNSIIEPSLVKLEELRKCRTIQYLLMDPKPPITITVKVKSNNTLAITGTYNIENIDLNLEVNRTSVFSGVRNTIEVALHSPYNLKNVYVEIIPSVGVVDPNVVYVDTNKTYTITWLVPAILPNKDLEMKFKLLNREIVKRFAVHSIDYEFGITYLPGHLTEGSFNNLKMCIRNYNKVRLRDVKITVDSAYFTKKFYLSEINANSQNCIDISNVPVPWDVKEYRMRVNINSREPQVNKTIAISIPVVQNLNIPLVNVSSSQYLLEPGTQTVYINISNIGLGSLYDAVLKVNGKNVIFPRVEVPLGVIKPLSGKNVKLVLNVPPTASTVDVNIELSYCKGDLGIPCSKEIIKRNLEFQVKTYQGPYIVALYQPQKTISNILQKVSFKLCNEGDLEAKEIRIEFKSPSNDVELVNNTIIVIPELKPKKCTHLDVSFIAFNVQKETFIDIPYRIEYLDKWLSKFTKNGILRVIVTPQKVAKISLTPFSNVLIEGDKRILRVSIVNIGSKEASNVRLYPFSNDIIIIPQNVSLERILPGQRVVITFTYSIPYGTPTGNNNLGFLVKYFNGNEEVSETYNFPVKVIRGPHIKIGEIQQYPDKVFVGSVCSLTLTISNDGDFNANNVIVKIKTSNGLKVIGSSSINLGTLQPSSTVPISYVLKVPEVASPGTYPVEIEVEYYFNGVRYTDRKTTSLIVLPSTPALEKVSWLGKALRSAYFLYLMALVIVLGVIIAKLIKKRVKR, encoded by the coding sequence GTGCTTCTAATAATTTCAATTGGGTTGCGTGCGCAACCTCTACCTTACTTAAACATAGAAATGGTACACATTGATCACTTAAGGTATCTTCAAAAGTCTAATGTTACCTTAAACGTGTGTAACGTCTCACCAATACTACTTCAAGGTACCTCATTGGAAATTACTTCATCAGATTCCATAATTCTAGGTGCTAGAGAACAATCGTTAGGTGCCCTTCAGCGTAGCGAGTGTAAACGCGTTAACTTTGAGATAGTGCCACTCAATGATACAGCGAACGTATTAGTAGTAGTATATACCATGGTTCCATCGAAAGGAGGGTTTAGCCAATTAGTAGGCAAATATTTAATTACGCTTCCCGTTAAGTTAAATGACATATCCGTAAGGACTACTAAGCTGTTGGATAGATTAGTTATTAGAATCTTTAATAACAGTACGTTTGAAACACCGTTTTTATTACTAAAACTACAGCCCTCTATTGGTAAGTGTCTGAGTAGTAAAGTAATCAAAATAGGTACAATAAATCCCAACGGCTTCAAAGACGTATACATAACTGTTGATAGAATGGAGAACTGTCTAGTGAACGTATCTATACTCGACAGAAGAGGAAAACTATTCTACAAAGACATTATAGATCTCGATTTTGAGTATGTTAAACCATCATTAAAGTTCATTCCTTCAACAATATTCTTATGTCCTAACCTCGTTCCTTTAAGTAACGTAACGATAACACTTGACTCTACGAATTCCATTATTGAGCCTTCGTTAGTAAAATTAGAGGAATTACGGAAATGTAGAACTATACAATATCTCTTGATGGATCCTAAACCACCAATTACAATTACTGTAAAAGTAAAGTCGAATAACACATTAGCCATAACTGGGACATATAATATTGAGAATATTGATTTGAATTTAGAAGTAAATAGAACCTCGGTTTTCTCAGGGGTTAGAAATACAATCGAGGTAGCTCTTCATTCACCCTATAACTTAAAGAATGTATATGTTGAAATAATCCCCTCAGTAGGCGTAGTAGACCCTAACGTGGTTTACGTGGATACGAACAAGACCTATACGATAACTTGGCTAGTTCCAGCAATATTACCAAATAAAGATCTGGAAATGAAATTCAAGCTACTTAATCGAGAGATCGTCAAACGTTTTGCTGTACATAGTATCGACTACGAGTTCGGTATCACGTACCTGCCGGGGCATTTGACGGAGGGAAGTTTTAATAATCTTAAAATGTGCATTAGGAATTATAATAAGGTAAGATTGAGAGATGTGAAGATAACAGTAGATTCAGCCTATTTTACTAAGAAATTCTATCTCTCAGAAATAAATGCCAATTCCCAGAACTGTATTGACATTTCTAATGTACCAGTTCCATGGGACGTAAAGGAATATCGTATGAGAGTCAATATCAATTCGAGGGAACCTCAAGTGAATAAAACAATAGCTATTTCCATTCCTGTAGTCCAAAACCTAAACATTCCTTTAGTGAACGTAAGCTCCTCGCAATATTTATTGGAACCAGGTACGCAGACAGTCTATATTAATATAAGTAACATCGGACTTGGTAGCTTGTACGATGCGGTACTGAAAGTAAATGGTAAGAACGTTATCTTTCCGAGGGTCGAAGTACCTCTTGGAGTAATAAAGCCATTGTCTGGAAAAAACGTTAAATTAGTGCTCAATGTGCCACCGACAGCATCAACAGTTGATGTGAATATTGAGTTAAGTTACTGTAAAGGCGACCTAGGAATACCATGCTCTAAAGAGATCATAAAGAGAAACTTGGAATTTCAAGTGAAGACCTATCAAGGACCTTACATAGTGGCCTTGTACCAACCACAGAAAACAATCAGTAACATTCTGCAGAAAGTTTCGTTCAAGTTATGTAATGAAGGCGACTTAGAAGCGAAGGAAATAAGAATAGAATTTAAATCACCAAGCAATGACGTTGAGCTCGTTAATAACACGATAATTGTTATCCCGGAGCTGAAACCAAAGAAATGTACTCACTTAGATGTTTCATTCATTGCATTTAATGTTCAAAAGGAAACCTTCATTGATATCCCTTATAGAATCGAATATTTGGATAAATGGTTGAGCAAATTCACGAAAAACGGTATCCTCAGAGTAATAGTAACACCACAAAAAGTAGCTAAGATAAGTCTCACACCCTTTTCAAACGTCCTCATAGAAGGTGATAAAAGAATATTGCGAGTAAGCATAGTTAACATAGGCTCCAAGGAGGCTTCCAACGTACGCCTTTATCCGTTTTCTAATGATATAATAATAATACCACAAAACGTTAGCTTGGAAAGAATCCTCCCTGGTCAGAGGGTTGTGATAACCTTTACTTATTCAATACCTTACGGAACCCCTACGGGAAACAATAATTTAGGCTTCCTCGTGAAATACTTCAACGGAAATGAGGAGGTTTCTGAGACATATAATTTCCCAGTTAAGGTAATTCGAGGACCTCATATAAAGATAGGCGAGATTCAACAATATCCAGATAAGGTATTCGTGGGATCGGTTTGTAGTCTAACGTTAACTATATCCAATGACGGTGATTTCAATGCAAACAATGTGATAGTAAAAATAAAGACCAGTAACGGTTTAAAGGTAATAGGAAGTAGTTCTATTAACCTAGGTACGCTTCAACCTTCCTCTACGGTACCTATCTCTTATGTTCTTAAAGTCCCCGAAGTAGCTTCTCCAGGTACATATCCTGTAGAGATAGAGGTCGAATACTACTTCAATGGAGTCAGATATACCGATAGAAAGACGACAAGTCTAATAGTTTTGCCAAGTACCCCAGCACTCGAAAAAGTTTCATGGTTAGGGAAAGCGTTACGTTCAGCATATTTCCTATACCTGATGGCCTTAGTAATAGTTTTGGGAGTAATAATTGCGAAATTAATTAAAAAGAGGGTCAAGAGGTAA
- a CDS encoding CofH family radical SAM protein, with translation MKPIEGVVLRDPDVNKSDIASIVEKSLKGEKLNVDDIYALLKSDELWVLGKVATTIKRVLHSDICTYIKNMILNYTNICIIKCKFCAFYRDINDGYTMSIEEAVKKVYAYWQKYGIRQVLIQGGVNPLLGIEYYEDLFKSIKRVTRNRVAIHALSPVEIDYLSKKYKMSYRELLSRLKDSGMDSLPGGGAELLIERVRRILSPNKISTETWLRIVEEAHKLNIPTSVTMMYGHIETVYERAIHLYRLYELNERVPGSLAFIAWNFEPNNTELSREFEIKYPYGGYELLRIISTARITFREVIPNIQAGWLTVGERVAQLSFKFGANDWGGTLYEEKVIPSTGLRIQIPTTQRIENLIKEVGCTPKERDNWYRIVD, from the coding sequence TTGAAACCAATAGAAGGAGTAGTGCTTCGCGATCCTGATGTAAATAAATCGGATATTGCATCTATAGTTGAAAAAAGCTTAAAAGGGGAGAAGCTCAACGTAGACGACATTTACGCTTTACTTAAATCGGATGAACTGTGGGTACTGGGAAAAGTAGCTACTACTATTAAAAGAGTCCTTCATAGCGACATATGTACCTATATAAAGAATATGATTCTAAACTATACGAACATATGTATAATTAAGTGTAAGTTCTGTGCCTTCTACAGAGACATAAATGATGGTTATACCATGAGTATTGAAGAAGCTGTCAAGAAGGTTTATGCGTATTGGCAAAAATATGGTATAAGACAAGTTCTAATACAAGGCGGTGTGAATCCACTTCTTGGAATCGAGTACTATGAAGACTTATTTAAATCTATAAAAAGAGTTACTCGGAATAGGGTTGCAATCCACGCATTAAGCCCGGTCGAAATCGATTACCTTTCCAAGAAATATAAAATGAGTTATAGAGAGCTGCTCTCAAGATTGAAAGACTCTGGTATGGATTCCTTACCGGGCGGTGGCGCTGAATTATTAATTGAGAGAGTAAGAAGGATTCTAAGCCCTAATAAGATATCTACCGAGACATGGCTCAGAATAGTTGAAGAGGCTCACAAACTAAATATACCAACGTCTGTTACTATGATGTATGGACATATAGAAACTGTCTATGAAAGAGCAATACACCTCTATCGATTATATGAACTCAACGAAAGGGTTCCGGGTAGTCTTGCCTTTATTGCATGGAATTTCGAACCGAATAATACGGAACTTAGTCGCGAATTCGAGATAAAATATCCTTATGGCGGCTACGAATTACTTAGGATTATCTCGACTGCACGTATAACCTTCAGGGAGGTTATCCCAAATATCCAAGCCGGATGGTTAACAGTTGGAGAAAGAGTTGCCCAACTATCGTTTAAATTCGGTGCTAACGATTGGGGAGGAACACTCTATGAAGAGAAAGTTATTCCCTCTACTGGACTGAGGATTCAGATTCCGACCACTCAAAGAATTGAGAATTTAATTAAAGAAGTTGGATGTACGCCCAAGGAGCGGGATAATTGGTATAGGATTGTAGATTGA
- a CDS encoding potassium channel family protein: protein MKILVIGIGEIGRHIASTLSMRGHDVVAIDKDKHKCEILSREADVSVYNRDATDPKLYEEIELETFDMVIATTDRDEVNLFVAAVAHEYGINKIIVITRTQEAAHLISTLGFATIVIPSSVISAKIVESYVEGQYSLLPVIKTLSGEYSIYTIAISPGDKAVGMKVGELKKELPKESMILAIFDGEKFIEPEDNVIIEENYILILLVPAGEEQIVEGVIR from the coding sequence ATGAAAATACTCGTTATTGGAATAGGCGAAATAGGGAGACATATAGCAAGTACGTTAAGTATGAGAGGTCACGACGTTGTTGCGATAGATAAAGATAAACACAAATGTGAAATACTCTCAAGAGAAGCAGACGTTTCGGTCTATAATAGGGATGCGACTGATCCAAAATTATACGAAGAGATAGAACTGGAGACATTTGATATGGTTATAGCTACCACTGATAGGGACGAAGTAAACCTCTTCGTGGCGGCAGTAGCACATGAGTATGGTATAAACAAGATAATAGTTATAACTAGGACTCAAGAAGCGGCACATTTGATTTCAACTCTGGGTTTCGCAACGATAGTAATTCCGTCCTCTGTAATATCGGCGAAGATAGTAGAGAGTTACGTAGAAGGTCAGTATTCACTGCTCCCTGTAATAAAAACTCTAAGCGGAGAGTATAGCATATACACTATCGCTATAAGTCCAGGCGATAAGGCAGTGGGAATGAAAGTAGGAGAATTGAAAAAGGAATTGCCAAAGGAATCAATGATTCTGGCAATTTTTGATGGAGAGAAATTTATTGAACCTGAAGATAATGTAATAATTGAAGAGAACTACATCCTAATATTATTGGTTCCCGCTGGCGAAGAGCAGATAGTGGAAGGTGTCATTAGGTGA
- a CDS encoding precorrin-2 dehydrogenase/sirohydrochlorin ferrochelatase family protein has translation MRIPLYIDLSGRNVVIVGGGKVGERRALKFLEAGAKVKVVANDFTEKLKEMAQSGKIVIEKKDLDNDIEVIRAIKDADIVVIATNSKKLNDKVFSIAQVLGKFINDATDAQRSHIHVPFEGSVDGIRFAVTSEGAAGVAAHIALYVIEECLRRNSLLHSINQFSRLFKEWVKREIKDPKVRFQTYWYVMLDPDVFNLIKSSQIDKALELAKLKVLKGVPEKGYEPDKAFPKFIQQWKDELLGSC, from the coding sequence GTGAGGATTCCTTTATATATAGATCTTAGTGGTAGAAACGTCGTTATAGTAGGCGGAGGAAAAGTGGGGGAAAGGAGAGCATTAAAGTTCCTAGAGGCGGGTGCAAAGGTAAAAGTTGTAGCAAACGATTTCACAGAGAAGCTTAAAGAGATGGCACAAAGTGGCAAAATAGTCATTGAGAAAAAAGATTTAGATAACGATATTGAAGTAATCCGTGCGATAAAGGACGCAGATATAGTTGTAATAGCAACAAATTCAAAGAAGTTAAATGACAAGGTATTTTCAATTGCACAAGTCCTAGGAAAGTTCATAAACGATGCTACTGATGCACAGAGGAGTCATATACATGTACCATTTGAAGGTTCCGTAGATGGTATAAGGTTCGCTGTAACTAGTGAAGGAGCTGCTGGAGTAGCTGCCCACATAGCTCTTTATGTAATAGAGGAATGCTTACGCAGAAATAGCTTACTTCATTCAATAAATCAGTTTTCCCGATTATTTAAGGAATGGGTTAAAAGAGAAATAAAGGATCCTAAGGTACGTTTTCAAACATACTGGTACGTCATGTTGGATCCAGATGTATTCAACCTAATTAAATCATCACAGATAGACAAGGCGTTAGAGTTAGCGAAATTGAAAGTACTTAAAGGAGTTCCAGAGAAAGGGTACGAGCCTGATAAGGCGTTTCCTAAGTTCATTCAACAATGGAAAGACGAGTTACTAGGTTCTTGTTAG